A single genomic interval of Granulicella tundricola MP5ACTX9 harbors:
- a CDS encoding hybrid non-ribosomal peptide synthetase/type I polyketide synthase, with protein sequence MSDEVMDGIAIIGMAGKFPGAKDVATFWENLLAGKDTVSHFTATELEARDGQSGGEDYVAARGILEDVGMFDAEFFGIAPKEADRMDPQHRIFLEACQQALEDAGYVSQEYAGEIGLFAGCSLNTYLLANLSHDREFLDRLTANYQVGEFQVALGNDKDFLTTRAAYKLDLRGPVVSVQSACATSLVAICQASQALMNYTCDMALAGGASATFPQRRGHIYQDGGMASRDGVCRPFDASATGTVFGHGVGVVVLKRLEDAVRDGDHISAVIRGFAVNNDGSAKAGYMAPGVDGQSRVIAAAQAMAGIEPESVTYIEAHGTGTPLGDPIEIAGLTKAFRLGTDRNNFCSIGTAKGNIGHLDSAAGVAGVIKTAMSLTHRTIPGLAHYEAPNPNIDFAETPFFVSKDARAWTADGPLRAGVSAFGVGGVNAHVVLEEAPGIEKSGESERDQVVCVSARSAAALEAVVAGLAGFFEAGSAVKLADVAYTLSVGRRAYEHRFAFSAANVEGAVSALRSQRKRTAVGKGQRRVAFLFSGQGSQFVGMGRELYAAEPVYRRVVDECCEAVGGALEVDLRELMFAPVSETASATLQQTRYAQPSLFVTELALARLWESWGVTAEAVVGHSLGEYVAATVAGVFTAADAMRLVCLRGRMMQELAAGAMTSVALGEEALGKYVTAGVSIAALNSPRASVLSGSFEAIVGLEAELERDGVGFRRLHTSHAFHSEMMEPMLAGFEAEVAALELKAPAMRFVSSVSGTWITSDQAMSPRYWAEQCRKAVRFGDAVATLLGDGFDVLLEVGPGEALTSLSMHQRGVSEFSAVASLPMPRADRESKPVQAAVAELWSVGVGIDWAAYYANEVRHRVSLPTYPFERKLHWVEPPARTTPEGISKIEATPMNNTAPLAAAMPTAVEARPVRLQKMIAGVFAEMSGIETSAEEMDHPFLELGFDSLFLTQATQSLQRTFGVKLTFRQLMEQYSTIASLAGYLDEILPADAFPAAAPVAVVAPISTAGTVTVTNANTGNTPIERLLSDQLAAMSELFANQLATLRGAAGMAAPAVSAAMVVSKPAVATTSPVPVSNADVKHGSFRPLQAKTSHELDDKQKKYIADLIAKYEAMTPTSKSMTQASRARLADPRAVAGFRPQWKEMVYPLITDRARGSKIWDVDGNEYIDIVNGYGCIMFGHSPEFVVEAAKAQLDKGVAIGPQSALAGEVAALICELTGNERATFCNTGSEAVMAAIRVARTVTGRDKVVYFAGDYHGTFDEVLIRNTPRGSAPVAPGIPLANTTNIIVLEYGTDESLAWIRANAGELAAVLIEPVQTRNPGLQPFDFIREIRTITEKSETVMIIDEVVTGFRLAPGGVQEKYGIRADMCTYGKVIGGGHPIGVLSGKAMYLDALDGGAWQFGDDSGPEVGVTFFAGTFVRHPLALAAARSVLNHLKANGPELQLELNRKTARIAESLDRFFADEGVPCRVHHFASWFYFVFPHDARLGSLFYYAMRAKGIHIQEGYPCFLTTAHTEADLDAVEKAFKDTILEMQTNGAMPRELAEAPVAAGMHPDALSETPARIQLTEPQREVFLAAALSDEANCAFNESLTLRLHGPVRMDDLSFALDAVVARHDALRSTVSVDGESLCFSPAFTGQNEIVDLRLTSAEEQKKLIDERVVSEGKAPFDLHNGPLLRSVCFIASDRDAVLVLTAHHIVLDGWSANQLLEEVGKVYSKGASALTGLAPLLPFSSYAVRESKRQESGEFADNERYWVSKFEGRSPRLDLPTDRTRPVNKTFNGATIEGSLGAQLYADLKKLSAKNGCTLYVTLLSAFQILMHRLSRQDEVVVGISTAGQALFEGASLVGHCVHFLPMLSELKGDETVQQHMKATRTALLDAYDHQEFTYGSLLQKLKFERDPSRLPLIEVQFNLEKVGANVQFDGLTTEIKANAKQFVNTDLFLNVVEMGSDLEFMCDFNSDLFDAATLHRWMGLWAQMLTSETLDATVQVLDLEMLPAAEKALVVSEWNKTDVYFGAFEAMPAAFLNVAAKHPERVAIQCGPQSWSYGELMEYSTILAKRLVREGLKPGGLAGICVERSPEMVGAMLAVMMAGGAYLPLDPRHPRERLSMILGDAGISMLLAGRDSSVETTAPILKITGPQPQGNEALPGTIGSDSLAYVIYTSGSTGVPKGVAIEHGALMNLLRSMEREPGLGSEDVLVAVTTLAFDIAALELLLPLLTGAKLVIATDEQVQDGTMLLRLLESTKATVLQATPGAWRILLDAGWTSALPLKVLCGGEALPRDLAEKLLERSNDVWNVYGPTETTIWSSATKVTHGDGPLHVAPPIANTQFYVLDERQRPVPVGVTGELYIGGDGLARGYWKRPELTAEKFVASPFGEGKIYRTGDVGRWHMDGSIELMGRADFQVKIRGYRIELGDIESALGKHAKVREAIVVQQKIGESGASRLVGFVDAGESAAEPAGLVEELQLLLERSLPEYMIPNAIIALREMPRTPNGKVDRKSLIRHADAEGLGVKSVTREFTAPVTEAEIRLAGIWAEVLALKAVSTTDSIFELGADSLLIFRIAARSQREGLAVTATQIFQHRTIRALCRELEEKAGTATAGRPAARISAASRESYKRPKVQVDA encoded by the coding sequence GTGAGTGACGAAGTGATGGATGGGATTGCGATCATCGGGATGGCGGGGAAGTTTCCTGGGGCGAAGGATGTCGCGACGTTCTGGGAGAATTTGCTGGCGGGCAAGGATACGGTCTCTCATTTCACGGCGACGGAGCTTGAGGCTCGCGATGGGCAGAGCGGCGGGGAGGACTATGTTGCGGCGCGGGGGATACTTGAAGATGTGGGGATGTTCGACGCGGAGTTCTTTGGGATTGCGCCAAAGGAAGCCGACCGCATGGACCCGCAGCACAGGATCTTTTTGGAGGCTTGTCAGCAGGCGCTTGAGGATGCGGGGTATGTTTCGCAGGAGTATGCGGGGGAGATTGGACTGTTTGCCGGATGCTCTCTGAATACGTATTTGCTGGCGAATCTTAGCCATGATCGTGAGTTTCTGGATCGGCTTACGGCGAACTACCAGGTGGGTGAGTTTCAGGTGGCGCTGGGGAACGATAAAGACTTTCTGACGACTCGGGCGGCTTACAAGCTGGACCTGCGCGGGCCTGTGGTGAGTGTGCAGTCGGCTTGTGCGACGTCCTTGGTAGCGATCTGCCAGGCGAGCCAGGCGCTGATGAACTATACGTGCGATATGGCGCTGGCGGGCGGGGCTTCGGCTACGTTTCCGCAACGGCGTGGGCATATTTATCAGGATGGCGGGATGGCCTCTCGCGATGGAGTGTGTAGGCCGTTTGACGCGAGCGCGACGGGTACGGTATTTGGGCATGGCGTGGGTGTGGTGGTGCTGAAGCGGCTTGAGGATGCGGTGCGAGATGGAGATCATATCTCGGCTGTGATCCGAGGGTTTGCAGTGAACAATGATGGGTCTGCGAAGGCCGGATACATGGCGCCGGGGGTGGATGGGCAGAGCCGTGTGATTGCGGCGGCGCAGGCGATGGCGGGAATTGAGCCTGAAAGTGTTACGTATATCGAAGCGCACGGGACGGGGACACCGCTGGGCGATCCGATTGAGATTGCAGGGCTGACGAAGGCTTTCCGGCTGGGCACAGATCGTAACAACTTTTGTTCGATTGGGACGGCTAAGGGGAATATCGGGCACCTGGATAGTGCTGCGGGCGTGGCGGGGGTGATCAAGACGGCGATGTCGCTGACGCACCGGACGATTCCGGGGCTGGCGCACTATGAGGCTCCGAATCCAAATATCGATTTTGCGGAGACGCCGTTTTTTGTTTCCAAAGATGCTAGAGCTTGGACTGCGGATGGGCCGTTGCGGGCCGGTGTGAGTGCGTTTGGCGTGGGTGGCGTGAATGCGCATGTGGTGCTGGAAGAGGCTCCGGGAATAGAGAAGTCCGGGGAGTCTGAGCGGGATCAGGTGGTTTGTGTATCGGCCAGGAGCGCTGCGGCCTTGGAGGCTGTGGTGGCAGGGCTTGCGGGGTTCTTTGAGGCTGGGTCTGCGGTGAAGCTGGCGGATGTAGCTTATACGCTGAGCGTTGGACGCCGGGCATATGAGCATCGGTTTGCTTTCAGTGCGGCGAATGTTGAGGGTGCGGTTTCGGCGCTACGGTCTCAGCGGAAGCGGACGGCTGTGGGTAAGGGGCAGCGGCGGGTTGCATTTCTGTTCTCCGGGCAGGGCTCTCAGTTTGTGGGGATGGGCCGGGAGCTTTATGCTGCGGAGCCGGTGTATCGGCGGGTTGTAGATGAGTGCTGTGAGGCTGTGGGTGGGGCGCTTGAGGTTGATCTGCGGGAGTTGATGTTTGCCCCCGTGAGCGAGACTGCGAGTGCGACTCTGCAGCAGACGCGGTATGCACAGCCGTCTTTGTTTGTGACGGAGTTGGCGTTGGCTCGGCTTTGGGAGAGCTGGGGCGTGACGGCTGAGGCCGTGGTGGGGCATAGCCTGGGTGAGTATGTTGCGGCTACGGTTGCGGGTGTGTTCACTGCTGCGGATGCGATGCGGCTGGTTTGCCTGCGTGGGCGGATGATGCAGGAGCTTGCTGCGGGCGCAATGACCTCGGTTGCGCTGGGTGAAGAGGCTTTGGGCAAGTATGTAACAGCGGGAGTATCAATTGCTGCTTTGAACTCTCCACGGGCTAGTGTGCTGTCGGGATCGTTTGAGGCGATTGTGGGGCTTGAGGCTGAGTTGGAGCGGGATGGGGTTGGGTTCCGTCGGCTGCATACGTCTCATGCGTTTCATTCGGAGATGATGGAGCCGATGCTCGCGGGGTTTGAGGCTGAGGTTGCAGCCTTGGAGTTGAAGGCTCCTGCGATGCGGTTTGTATCGAGTGTGAGTGGGACTTGGATTACATCCGATCAGGCGATGAGTCCTCGCTACTGGGCGGAGCAGTGCCGGAAGGCTGTGCGGTTTGGCGATGCGGTGGCTACGCTGCTGGGCGATGGGTTCGATGTGCTGCTGGAGGTTGGGCCGGGGGAGGCTTTGACCTCATTGAGCATGCACCAGCGCGGAGTGAGTGAGTTCAGTGCGGTGGCTTCCCTGCCGATGCCTCGGGCTGATCGTGAATCGAAGCCCGTGCAGGCGGCGGTTGCCGAGCTTTGGAGTGTGGGCGTTGGGATCGACTGGGCTGCTTACTATGCGAATGAAGTCAGGCACAGAGTTTCACTGCCGACGTATCCGTTTGAACGGAAGCTGCATTGGGTTGAGCCGCCTGCCCGCACTACGCCTGAAGGAATATCAAAGATTGAGGCCACACCTATGAATAACACTGCTCCACTTGCTGCTGCTATGCCTACTGCTGTTGAGGCTCGTCCTGTGCGGCTTCAGAAGATGATTGCCGGTGTATTTGCCGAGATGAGCGGCATCGAAACGAGCGCTGAGGAGATGGATCATCCGTTCCTCGAGCTTGGGTTTGATTCGTTGTTTCTGACGCAGGCTACGCAGTCTTTGCAGCGGACGTTTGGGGTGAAGCTGACGTTCCGCCAGTTGATGGAACAGTACTCGACAATTGCGAGTCTGGCGGGTTACCTGGATGAGATTCTGCCGGCGGATGCGTTCCCTGCCGCTGCTCCGGTTGCTGTGGTCGCACCGATAAGTACTGCGGGAACAGTGACTGTTACAAATGCGAATACCGGGAATACGCCGATCGAGCGGTTGCTGTCGGATCAGCTTGCGGCAATGTCCGAGCTGTTCGCGAATCAGCTTGCTACGTTGCGGGGTGCGGCTGGAATGGCTGCCCCGGCTGTGAGTGCGGCGATGGTGGTGAGCAAGCCTGCCGTGGCTACGACCTCTCCGGTGCCGGTGAGCAATGCGGATGTGAAGCATGGATCGTTCCGGCCTTTGCAGGCTAAGACCTCGCACGAGTTGGATGATAAGCAGAAGAAGTACATCGCGGATTTGATTGCGAAGTATGAGGCGATGACGCCGACTTCGAAGAGCATGACGCAGGCCTCGCGTGCCCGGCTGGCCGATCCGCGTGCGGTGGCGGGCTTCCGTCCGCAGTGGAAGGAGATGGTGTACCCGCTGATTACGGATCGCGCGAGGGGGTCCAAGATCTGGGACGTCGACGGGAATGAGTACATCGATATCGTCAATGGATACGGGTGCATTATGTTTGGGCACTCGCCTGAGTTCGTGGTGGAGGCGGCGAAGGCGCAGTTGGATAAGGGTGTGGCGATTGGGCCGCAGTCGGCGCTTGCGGGCGAGGTTGCGGCGCTGATCTGTGAGTTGACCGGTAATGAGCGTGCGACATTCTGCAACACGGGGTCAGAGGCTGTGATGGCTGCGATTCGTGTGGCCAGAACTGTCACTGGCCGCGATAAGGTGGTGTACTTTGCGGGCGACTATCACGGTACGTTCGACGAGGTGCTGATCCGCAATACGCCGCGTGGCAGCGCACCTGTTGCGCCGGGGATTCCGCTGGCGAATACGACGAACATCATCGTGCTGGAGTACGGGACGGATGAGTCGCTGGCGTGGATCAGGGCGAATGCGGGGGAACTTGCTGCGGTGTTGATTGAGCCGGTGCAGACGCGTAATCCGGGGCTGCAGCCGTTTGATTTCATACGTGAGATCAGGACGATCACGGAGAAGAGCGAGACCGTGATGATCATCGATGAGGTGGTCACGGGGTTCAGGCTTGCGCCGGGTGGAGTGCAGGAGAAGTACGGCATCCGCGCGGATATGTGTACGTACGGCAAGGTGATCGGCGGTGGACATCCGATTGGCGTGCTGTCCGGTAAGGCGATGTATCTTGACGCGCTGGACGGTGGTGCGTGGCAGTTTGGCGATGACTCCGGGCCGGAGGTTGGGGTTACGTTTTTTGCCGGGACGTTTGTGCGGCATCCGCTGGCGCTGGCTGCGGCGCGGTCTGTGCTGAATCATCTGAAGGCGAATGGGCCGGAGCTTCAGCTTGAGTTGAACAGGAAGACGGCGCGGATTGCGGAGTCGCTGGATAGGTTCTTTGCGGATGAGGGTGTGCCTTGCCGGGTGCATCACTTTGCTTCATGGTTTTACTTCGTGTTTCCTCATGATGCTCGTCTGGGCAGCTTGTTTTACTACGCGATGCGAGCGAAGGGGATTCATATCCAGGAGGGCTATCCATGCTTCCTGACGACGGCTCATACAGAGGCCGACCTGGATGCGGTGGAGAAGGCCTTCAAGGACACGATTCTGGAGATGCAGACGAACGGAGCGATGCCGCGTGAGCTTGCTGAGGCTCCGGTGGCGGCGGGGATGCATCCGGATGCGCTGTCTGAGACGCCTGCGCGGATTCAACTGACGGAGCCGCAGCGCGAGGTGTTCCTGGCGGCAGCGCTAAGCGATGAGGCGAACTGTGCGTTCAATGAATCGCTGACGTTGCGGCTGCATGGGCCGGTGCGGATGGATGACTTGAGCTTCGCGCTGGATGCCGTGGTGGCGAGGCATGATGCGCTGCGGAGTACGGTGAGCGTGGATGGGGAGAGCCTGTGCTTTTCACCTGCGTTTACGGGTCAGAATGAGATTGTGGATCTTCGGCTGACTTCTGCTGAAGAGCAGAAGAAGCTGATTGACGAGCGTGTTGTGAGTGAGGGTAAGGCGCCGTTCGATCTGCATAACGGGCCGCTGCTGCGGTCAGTTTGTTTCATCGCGAGCGACCGCGATGCGGTGCTGGTGCTGACGGCGCACCATATCGTGCTGGATGGATGGTCTGCGAATCAGTTGCTGGAAGAGGTGGGTAAGGTCTATAGCAAGGGAGCTTCTGCGTTGACGGGGCTGGCTCCGCTGCTTCCCTTCAGCAGCTATGCGGTGCGGGAGAGCAAGCGGCAGGAGTCGGGTGAGTTTGCGGATAATGAGCGGTATTGGGTTTCGAAGTTTGAAGGGCGTTCGCCGCGGCTAGATCTTCCGACGGATCGAACGCGGCCGGTGAACAAGACGTTCAATGGCGCGACGATTGAAGGATCGCTGGGAGCGCAGCTTTATGCGGATCTGAAGAAGCTGAGTGCTAAGAACGGTTGCACGCTGTACGTCACACTGCTGTCTGCGTTCCAGATTCTGATGCATCGGTTGAGCCGGCAGGATGAGGTGGTGGTGGGCATCTCGACTGCGGGGCAGGCGCTGTTTGAGGGTGCGAGCCTGGTGGGGCATTGCGTCCACTTCCTGCCGATGCTGAGTGAGTTGAAGGGTGACGAGACGGTGCAGCAGCATATGAAGGCTACTCGGACAGCGCTGCTGGACGCTTACGATCACCAGGAGTTTACTTACGGGAGCTTGTTGCAGAAGCTGAAGTTCGAACGTGATCCGAGCCGGCTGCCACTGATCGAGGTGCAGTTCAACCTGGAGAAGGTTGGGGCGAATGTGCAGTTCGACGGGTTGACGACTGAGATCAAGGCGAATGCGAAACAGTTTGTGAACACGGATCTGTTTCTGAATGTGGTGGAGATGGGTAGCGATCTGGAGTTCATGTGCGACTTCAACAGCGATCTGTTCGATGCGGCTACGTTGCATCGTTGGATGGGGCTGTGGGCGCAGATGCTGACGAGCGAGACGCTGGACGCGACGGTACAGGTGCTCGATTTGGAGATGCTGCCTGCGGCTGAGAAGGCTTTGGTGGTGAGCGAATGGAACAAGACGGACGTTTACTTCGGTGCGTTTGAGGCGATGCCTGCAGCGTTTCTAAACGTGGCTGCAAAGCATCCGGAGCGTGTGGCGATCCAGTGTGGGCCGCAGAGTTGGAGCTATGGGGAGTTGATGGAGTATTCGACGATCCTGGCGAAGAGGCTGGTGCGCGAAGGGTTGAAGCCGGGTGGGCTGGCTGGGATTTGTGTTGAGCGCTCGCCGGAGATGGTGGGTGCGATGCTGGCGGTGATGATGGCGGGCGGTGCTTATCTACCGCTTGATCCGCGGCATCCGCGGGAACGGCTTTCGATGATTCTGGGGGATGCGGGGATCTCGATGCTACTGGCTGGACGAGATTCGAGCGTGGAGACTACGGCTCCTATTTTGAAGATTACCGGGCCTCAGCCTCAGGGGAATGAAGCGCTGCCGGGGACGATTGGCTCGGATTCACTGGCTTATGTGATCTATACGTCGGGTTCGACGGGCGTGCCGAAGGGTGTGGCAATCGAACATGGGGCGTTGATGAATCTGCTGCGTTCGATGGAGCGTGAGCCTGGGCTTGGCTCAGAGGATGTGCTGGTTGCTGTGACGACGCTGGCGTTCGATATTGCTGCGCTGGAGTTGCTACTGCCTCTGCTGACGGGCGCGAAGCTGGTGATTGCAACCGATGAACAGGTGCAGGATGGGACGATGCTGCTGCGATTGCTGGAGAGCACGAAGGCAACTGTACTGCAGGCTACGCCGGGGGCATGGCGGATACTGCTGGACGCGGGTTGGACGAGTGCGCTGCCGCTGAAGGTGCTGTGCGGTGGTGAGGCTCTGCCAAGAGATCTGGCGGAGAAGTTGCTGGAGCGTAGCAACGATGTGTGGAATGTGTATGGGCCGACGGAGACGACGATCTGGTCTTCTGCGACCAAGGTGACGCATGGTGATGGGCCGCTGCATGTTGCGCCGCCGATTGCGAATACCCAGTTCTATGTGCTGGATGAGCGGCAGAGGCCGGTGCCGGTTGGCGTGACGGGCGAGCTTTATATTGGTGGCGATGGGCTGGCGCGGGGTTACTGGAAGCGGCCGGAGCTGACGGCAGAGAAGTTTGTTGCGAGTCCGTTTGGCGAGGGAAAGATTTATCGCACGGGGGATGTTGGACGCTGGCATATGGATGGGTCGATCGAGCTGATGGGGCGGGCTGATTTTCAGGTGAAGATTCGCGGGTATCGGATCGAGCTTGGAGACATTGAGTCCGCGCTGGGCAAGCACGCGAAGGTGCGTGAGGCTATTGTGGTGCAGCAGAAGATTGGCGAGTCAGGTGCTAGCCGGTTGGTTGGGTTTGTCGATGCCGGGGAGTCTGCTGCTGAGCCCGCTGGACTGGTGGAAGAGCTGCAACTGCTGTTGGAGCGGAGCTTGCCGGAGTACATGATTCCGAATGCAATCATTGCGTTACGGGAGATGCCTCGAACCCCAAACGGGAAGGTGGACCGAAAGTCGCTGATTCGTCATGCGGATGCGGAAGGGCTCGGGGTAAAATCGGTGACCAGGGAGTTCACTGCGCCGGTGACCGAGGCTGAGATCCGGTTGGCTGGTATCTGGGCTGAGGTGCTGGCGTTGAAGGCTGTGAGCACGACGGACAGCATCTTCGAGCTTGGCGCCGATTCGCTCTTGATCTTCCGCATTGCGGCCCGCTCTCAACGCGAGGGGTTGGCCGTGACGGCAACGCAGATCTTCCAGCACCGCACGATTCGCGCGCTTTGCCGGGAGCTTGAGGAGAAGGCAGGCACTGCCACGGCAGGTCGTCCTGCGGCACGTATCTCCGCGGCTTCACGGGAGAGTTACAAAAGGCCCAAGGTTCAGGTTGATGCTTAG